The proteins below are encoded in one region of Syntrophotalea carbinolica DSM 2380:
- a CDS encoding complex I subunit 4 family protein, whose translation MNGLMQTSCLSVLLLLPLAGALACLVWDRRAAVITVLLEAGVALSFFSGGTLPSQRWIRFEDWPWIERYGARFSLGLDGLSLLMVWLTLILLAVAIGISWQRYRQAGYYALLLTGGTGILGVFLAQDLLLFYLCWEVMLLPLVLCIFLWGGAQRVQAAFKLLVFTLAGSLLMLLAFLTLYILHGRQTGDYSFALQTLTATVVPSAIAPWLFGCLAVAFLVKVPVVPVHGWLPDAYQEAPTAVTLLLSGVLAKAGIFGLLRVAMPLLPATWQSFAPVLAILGLLSIGYGGWLAFVQTDLKRLVAYASVAHLGFIVVGMAAGNAIALQGSLLQLFNHGVTTAALFVLVALVKRRTTSRQLPDLGGLWARTPQLGAMFLLFSLATLGLPGLNIFTGEVLILLGAFRAQAWWGAVGMAGVLLAACYTLRMVQGVLWGVPRGPDPMPDMKRGEMALLAPLAVLVFWFGLYPLPFLKLLSGPVEQILVQLATKGGLP comes from the coding sequence ATGAATGGTCTGATGCAGACATCCTGTTTATCTGTTTTGCTTTTGCTGCCGTTGGCCGGAGCCCTGGCCTGTCTGGTCTGGGACCGACGTGCCGCCGTTATTACGGTACTTCTGGAAGCGGGCGTAGCGCTGTCTTTCTTCTCGGGTGGGACCTTGCCTTCGCAGCGCTGGATACGTTTTGAGGATTGGCCCTGGATAGAGCGTTACGGTGCCCGATTTTCCCTGGGGCTTGACGGCCTTTCGCTGTTGATGGTGTGGCTCACCCTGATTCTGCTGGCGGTGGCTATCGGCATTTCCTGGCAGCGCTATCGCCAGGCCGGCTACTATGCTCTGCTGCTCACCGGGGGCACCGGCATTCTGGGTGTTTTTCTGGCTCAGGATCTGTTGTTGTTCTATCTGTGCTGGGAAGTCATGTTGCTGCCGCTGGTACTGTGTATATTTCTGTGGGGTGGCGCACAGCGCGTACAGGCTGCATTCAAGCTGTTGGTATTTACTCTGGCCGGAAGTCTGCTAATGCTGCTGGCTTTTCTGACTTTGTATATTCTGCATGGCCGGCAGACCGGCGACTACAGTTTTGCATTGCAGACCTTGACAGCGACGGTTGTTCCTTCCGCTATTGCCCCCTGGCTTTTTGGTTGTCTGGCTGTGGCTTTTCTGGTCAAGGTGCCTGTTGTGCCTGTGCATGGTTGGTTGCCCGATGCCTACCAGGAAGCGCCGACCGCGGTTACTTTGTTACTGTCCGGCGTGCTGGCCAAGGCGGGTATTTTCGGTCTCTTGCGGGTGGCCATGCCCTTGTTGCCGGCGACCTGGCAAAGCTTTGCACCTGTACTGGCGATACTTGGACTGCTGAGTATCGGCTATGGCGGCTGGCTCGCTTTTGTGCAGACCGACCTCAAGCGCCTGGTTGCTTATGCTTCCGTAGCCCATCTCGGGTTTATTGTTGTCGGCATGGCCGCCGGCAATGCCATCGCATTGCAGGGTAGTCTGCTGCAATTGTTTAACCACGGGGTTACCACCGCCGCTCTGTTTGTGCTGGTGGCCCTGGTGAAGCGGCGAACGACCAGTCGTCAATTGCCCGATCTGGGGGGGCTGTGGGCTCGTACTCCGCAGCTTGGCGCAATGTTTTTACTGTTTTCGCTTGCCACCCTGGGATTGCCGGGGCTGAATATTTTTACGGGGGAAGTGCTGATTCTGTTGGGCGCATTTCGTGCGCAGGCCTGGTGGGGTGCAGTCGGAATGGCCGGTGTTCTGCTTGCGGCCTGCTATACCCTGCGTATGGTGCAGGGCGTGTTGTGGGGTGTCCCCCGTGGCCCCGATCCCATGCCGGATATGAAGCGCGGTGAAATGGCCCTGCTTGCGCCGCTCGCGGTCCTGGTTTTCTGGTTCGGCCTTTACCCTCTGCCTTTTTTAAAGCTCCTCAGCGGTCCAGTTGAACAGATTCTAGTGCAACTTGCCACGAAAGGGGGGCTGCCATGA
- a CDS encoding NADH-quinone oxidoreductase subunit N, with amino-acid sequence MTWNMLLALLPLLVLFGGSITVLFLSERRALLSAAMCAVVAAGFAWWPASLEAAGTPLVASNLFARGCLTLWALLGAATCLLSDRYRGSRKLAAREYAALTLFAVLGMAILSASTSLVSLFLGLESMTLAFYVLIAVDRENPTGAEAGLKYLLPGFLASALLAFGIALVYAATGTFELSAAISLSMAGAPMPSIALLGWTLIMAAAAFKASLAPFHLWTPDVYQGASAPIAGFLASGSKGAVFAVLLGSAPLALIVPLRPLLGGLAALSMIWGTLAALRQTNLKRMLAYSSVVHMGYLVLAVLSNRSAGMEAGLFYLLTYSAATVGTFGLLASMVDSGGEPQDYAALEGLAGRSPWRAVLLTGLLLSLAGFPPLAGFMGKFVLFGAALQSGYVGLVVLALLSSLISCYYYLRPVLYLFRVRQGAPTVPAFNNCERLIFVLCAGVTLVAGLYPGPFFRWFGAMLP; translated from the coding sequence ATGACCTGGAATATGCTGCTGGCTTTACTCCCGCTGCTGGTCCTTTTTGGCGGAAGCATCACCGTCCTGTTTCTCTCCGAGCGCCGGGCTTTGCTGTCTGCTGCCATGTGTGCTGTGGTTGCAGCGGGTTTTGCCTGGTGGCCAGCCAGTCTGGAGGCTGCCGGTACGCCGCTTGTTGCGAGCAATCTTTTTGCCCGCGGCTGCCTGACTTTGTGGGCACTGCTCGGCGCCGCCACCTGCCTGTTGTCGGATCGCTACCGGGGCAGCCGCAAATTGGCTGCGCGGGAGTATGCCGCGCTGACGCTGTTTGCCGTGTTGGGCATGGCGATCTTGTCGGCAAGTACATCGCTGGTCAGTTTGTTCCTCGGGCTGGAGTCCATGACCCTCGCTTTTTATGTCCTTATTGCCGTTGATCGGGAAAATCCTACCGGCGCCGAGGCGGGACTTAAGTATTTGCTGCCGGGGTTCCTGGCAAGTGCCCTGCTGGCTTTCGGGATCGCTCTTGTCTACGCGGCTACCGGTACTTTTGAGCTGTCTGCTGCCATATCCCTGTCGATGGCAGGGGCGCCCATGCCGTCCATCGCCCTGCTGGGGTGGACTTTGATTATGGCTGCAGCCGCCTTCAAGGCTTCTTTGGCGCCTTTCCACCTCTGGACTCCCGATGTCTACCAGGGGGCCTCCGCACCGATCGCAGGATTTCTGGCGAGCGGCTCCAAGGGGGCTGTTTTCGCCGTTTTGCTCGGTAGCGCTCCTTTGGCTCTTATCGTGCCGTTGCGGCCTCTGCTGGGAGGTTTGGCAGCCTTGTCCATGATTTGGGGAACCCTGGCTGCCCTGAGGCAAACCAATCTCAAACGGATGCTGGCCTATTCCTCCGTGGTGCACATGGGGTATCTGGTGCTGGCGGTTCTGAGCAATCGGTCGGCGGGCATGGAGGCCGGTCTGTTTTATCTGCTTACCTACAGCGCCGCCACCGTGGGTACCTTCGGTCTGCTCGCTTCCATGGTGGATTCCGGAGGCGAACCCCAGGACTATGCCGCCCTGGAAGGGTTGGCCGGCAGATCTCCCTGGCGTGCCGTCCTGCTCACCGGCCTGCTGTTGTCGCTTGCCGGGTTTCCGCCTTTGGCCGGATTCATGGGTAAGTTTGTTCTGTTCGGCGCCGCCCTGCAGAGTGGCTACGTGGGCCTGGTGGTCCTGGCCTTGTTGTCTTCACTGATTTCCTGTTATTACTATCTGCGTCCTGTGCTGTATCTGTTTCGTGTCCGCCAGGGCGCTCCCACTGTCCCAGCCTTCAACAACTGCGAACGGCTGATCTTTGTATTGTGTGCCGGTGTCACCCTGGTTGCAGGGCTTTATCCCGGGCCTTTTTTCCGGTGGTTTGGCGCCATGCTGCCCTGA
- a CDS encoding CoA-binding protein, translated as MHISDRIEQFLSSSAFAVAGASTNRDKYGNKVLRCYLQHDLRVVPVNPHASSVEGVASVTRVADLPEDIQSLSIITPPDITEQVVEQAIAKGIRHIWMQPGAQSARAVARCEEAGINLIADGSCLLVVLGYHES; from the coding sequence ATGCATATCTCCGATCGTATCGAGCAATTCCTTTCCTCCAGCGCCTTTGCCGTGGCCGGGGCGTCGACCAACCGCGATAAGTACGGCAACAAAGTGCTCCGTTGCTATCTGCAGCATGATCTGCGGGTCGTGCCGGTAAATCCGCACGCCTCAAGTGTCGAAGGGGTTGCCAGCGTAACCCGTGTTGCCGACCTGCCGGAGGATATTCAAAGTCTCTCCATCATTACTCCGCCGGATATTACCGAGCAGGTGGTTGAACAAGCTATTGCCAAAGGCATACGCCATATCTGGATGCAACCCGGGGCGCAGAGTGCCCGGGCCGTTGCGCGCTGCGAGGAGGCCGGCATCAATTTGATTGCCGACGGCAGTTGCCTGCTGGTGGTACTGGGGTATCACGAATCCTGA
- a CDS encoding NifB/NifX family molybdenum-iron cluster-binding protein: MKVCFPISEDLGIQSVIYGHFNSAPFFLLVDSETRETQTVSNCDPHEPFAGCNPFGALKAYEIDGIIAAGMGDSVLQAMNLCGHRVFEAQSEHLIENMELFLEKKLPESEIQNSAAAGRCSDGEEDTNESGSGGCDHDHEH, encoded by the coding sequence ATGAAAGTTTGTTTTCCTATATCCGAGGATCTCGGAATCCAAAGCGTAATTTACGGGCATTTCAACTCAGCACCTTTTTTTCTTCTGGTGGATTCAGAGACCAGGGAGACGCAGACGGTGTCCAATTGCGATCCCCATGAGCCTTTTGCCGGGTGTAATCCTTTTGGTGCGCTGAAGGCCTACGAGATCGATGGTATCATCGCTGCCGGCATGGGAGACAGTGTCCTTCAAGCCATGAATCTTTGCGGACACCGCGTATTCGAGGCACAATCGGAACATCTCATCGAAAATATGGAGTTGTTTTTGGAAAAGAAACTTCCAGAAAGCGAGATTCAGAATAGCGCTGCGGCAGGAAGATGCTCCGACGGTGAAGAAGATACAAATGAATCCGGTTCAGGAGGGTGCGATCACGATCACGAGCATTGA
- a CDS encoding molybdopterin-binding protein: MLEIVPVEEAVGKILSHDITRIVPGELKERAYKKGHMITDEDVPKLKQLGKDHIYILNLAEGLVHENLAAERIARAICGPFLGYGEPNQGKIELTSELNGLLKINIPLLQKLNEIPDVTIATRLTNQPVGVGSTVAGTRIIPLFTQEENLLRLESLCSKHPPLISIKPFQPWRIGLITTGTEVFYGRIPDGFGPIVKSKFEAMGSEVYRQDIVPDEIQVIAAAINEQVSEGAQMVVLTGGMSVDPDDLTPAAIRATGARVITYGAPTYPGAMFMMAELDGTPIIGLPGCTMYHKATIFELVVTRLLAGETVTRSDIVALGHGGICAGCQVCHYPNCGFGKG, translated from the coding sequence ATGTTAGAAATCGTTCCGGTTGAAGAGGCTGTAGGCAAAATTCTTTCTCACGATATCACCCGTATCGTGCCGGGAGAATTGAAGGAGCGAGCCTATAAAAAAGGCCATATGATCACCGATGAGGATGTGCCGAAACTCAAGCAACTCGGGAAAGACCACATCTATATCCTGAACCTCGCCGAGGGACTGGTGCATGAGAACCTGGCTGCCGAGCGGATTGCAAGAGCGATCTGCGGTCCGTTCCTGGGTTACGGAGAACCGAATCAAGGTAAAATCGAATTGACTTCGGAACTCAACGGTCTGCTGAAAATAAACATTCCCCTGCTGCAAAAACTCAATGAAATTCCGGATGTCACCATTGCAACCCGGTTAACCAATCAGCCAGTGGGAGTCGGTTCGACAGTGGCGGGCACCCGCATTATTCCCTTGTTTACCCAGGAAGAAAATCTTCTTCGCCTTGAAAGTCTCTGCTCCAAGCATCCCCCTTTGATTTCGATAAAGCCCTTCCAGCCCTGGCGGATAGGGCTGATTACCACGGGAACGGAAGTGTTTTATGGCCGGATTCCGGATGGTTTCGGGCCGATCGTAAAAAGTAAATTTGAAGCGATGGGCAGCGAAGTGTATCGGCAGGATATCGTCCCGGATGAAATTCAGGTCATCGCCGCCGCCATCAACGAACAAGTGTCTGAAGGTGCGCAGATGGTTGTTCTGACCGGCGGCATGTCTGTCGATCCCGACGATCTAACCCCTGCCGCCATACGAGCTACAGGTGCCAGGGTTATTACTTATGGCGCCCCTACCTATCCGGGCGCCATGTTTATGATGGCGGAACTGGATGGAACCCCCATTATCGGGTTGCCCGGTTGCACCATGTACCACAAGGCCACCATCTTCGAACTCGTTGTTACGCGCCTGCTGGCCGGGGAAACCGTAACGCGATCAGATATTGTGGCATTGGGCCATGGAGGGATTTGTGCCGGATGCCAGGTTTGCCATTACCCCAACTGCGGATTCGGCAAAGGTTGA
- a CDS encoding molybdopterin-dependent aldehyde oxidoreductase: MIKKTLNVNGIDRVLIVDQESLLSDVLRKQLQLTGTKVGCGTGQCGACSVIVDGKLVRSCVTKMKRIPDLAKITTIEGIGSPLNLHPIQKAFVKNGAIQCGFCTPGFVVSTKLLLEQNPDPTREEVRDWFQKHRNACRCTGYIMIVDAVMDAAKVLRGEMAESALDFKLPSDGKVYGTCMPRPTSVPKVCGLWDFGEDMREQLPDDTLECALVQAEVAHANIKGIDTSEAEKMPGVVKVVTHKDIKGKNRITGLITFPTNKGDGWDRPILNDEKVFQFGDVLAIVCADTREHAKAAAKKVVLDLEVLPAYMNALAAKAEDAIEIHPGTPNVYYDCILKKGEETKPYFDKAAHVIEGTYYLGRQPHMPLEPDVGFAYIDDEDRVVVHSKSIGIHLHHAMICPGLGLEPEKLVLRQNPTGATFGYKFSPTMEALVAAATMATGRPCFLGYDWFQQQTYTGKRSPAFLNVRLAADEDGKFLAVETDWDLDHGPYSEFGDLVTCRQAQFTMAGYDIKHFRGHGRTVATNHAWGSAFRGYGSPQAFLAGESLVDELAQKMGVDPFELRYKNIYRPGATTPTGQEPEVYCFEEMFDILRPKYKDALERARVGSTETKKRGVGISLGIYGCGLDGPDTSGAWAQLEKDGSVTIGTAWECHGQGADMGTVAFAHEALRPLGLTPEQIHLSMCDTSLHPNAGPSGGSRQNVVSGNAIHAAAVNLLDAMRKDDGTYRTYDEMIADGIDVKHEGTFTTPCTHMDLDDQQGNPFCIYMYALFMSEVVVDITTGKTEVVKMTYVGDNGTITNRLLVDGQVYGGLAQGIGLGLSEDFEFIQAHSHMIGAGFPFIKDVPDDLELIYVETPRRDGALGQGGCGEGPLTSPHVSIINAIDHACGARIRALPAYPEKVLQALQSEKKSFDVEDALEGGWICDSVDAEPPNKKKKAKKAAGTGASVAAAD; the protein is encoded by the coding sequence ATGATCAAGAAGACTTTAAACGTCAACGGTATCGACCGTGTCCTGATCGTCGATCAGGAATCGCTGCTTAGCGATGTTTTGCGCAAGCAGTTGCAACTGACTGGTACGAAAGTCGGTTGCGGAACGGGTCAATGCGGCGCTTGCAGCGTTATCGTCGACGGCAAACTGGTGCGCTCCTGTGTCACCAAAATGAAGCGAATTCCGGACCTGGCCAAAATCACCACCATCGAAGGCATCGGATCGCCCCTGAACCTGCACCCCATTCAGAAGGCGTTTGTCAAAAACGGCGCGATTCAATGCGGTTTTTGCACCCCCGGCTTTGTCGTATCCACCAAGCTGCTCCTCGAGCAGAACCCCGATCCGACCCGCGAAGAAGTACGGGACTGGTTCCAGAAACATCGCAACGCCTGCCGCTGCACCGGCTACATCATGATCGTCGATGCCGTCATGGACGCTGCCAAGGTGTTGCGCGGCGAAATGGCGGAATCCGCCCTCGATTTCAAATTACCGTCTGACGGCAAAGTTTACGGTACCTGTATGCCGCGTCCGACATCGGTTCCCAAAGTTTGCGGTCTGTGGGATTTCGGGGAAGATATGCGTGAGCAACTCCCGGACGATACCCTGGAATGCGCCCTGGTGCAGGCGGAAGTAGCCCATGCCAATATCAAGGGCATCGATACCTCCGAAGCGGAAAAAATGCCTGGTGTTGTGAAAGTCGTCACCCACAAGGACATCAAAGGCAAAAACCGCATCACCGGCCTGATCACCTTCCCCACCAATAAGGGGGATGGCTGGGATCGTCCGATTCTCAACGATGAGAAGGTCTTCCAGTTCGGCGACGTTCTGGCCATTGTTTGCGCCGATACCCGTGAACACGCCAAGGCCGCAGCCAAGAAGGTCGTCCTCGATCTCGAGGTTCTGCCGGCTTACATGAACGCCCTTGCCGCCAAGGCCGAGGATGCCATCGAGATCCATCCCGGTACTCCCAACGTTTACTACGATTGCATCCTTAAAAAGGGTGAAGAGACCAAGCCTTACTTCGACAAAGCTGCTCATGTCATCGAAGGCACCTACTACCTGGGTCGGCAGCCGCATATGCCCCTCGAGCCCGATGTCGGTTTCGCCTATATCGATGACGAGGATCGCGTGGTGGTGCATTCCAAATCGATCGGCATCCATCTGCATCACGCCATGATCTGCCCGGGTCTCGGCCTCGAGCCCGAAAAGCTGGTGCTCCGGCAGAATCCCACCGGCGCCACCTTCGGCTATAAGTTCAGCCCGACCATGGAGGCCCTGGTCGCCGCCGCTACTATGGCCACTGGTCGCCCATGCTTCCTGGGCTATGACTGGTTCCAGCAGCAGACCTACACCGGCAAACGGTCCCCGGCATTTCTGAATGTGCGTCTGGCCGCGGACGAGGACGGTAAATTCCTTGCCGTGGAAACCGACTGGGATCTCGATCACGGTCCCTATTCCGAGTTCGGCGATCTGGTCACCTGCCGCCAGGCCCAGTTCACCATGGCCGGTTACGATATCAAACACTTCCGCGGCCACGGCCGTACCGTCGCTACGAACCACGCATGGGGTTCGGCTTTCCGCGGGTATGGGTCGCCGCAGGCCTTTTTGGCCGGCGAATCGCTGGTCGATGAACTCGCCCAGAAAATGGGCGTCGACCCCTTCGAACTGCGTTACAAGAACATCTATCGTCCCGGTGCCACCACTCCGACCGGGCAGGAGCCTGAAGTTTACTGCTTTGAAGAGATGTTCGATATCCTGCGTCCCAAATACAAGGATGCACTGGAACGGGCAAGGGTCGGTTCCACTGAAACCAAGAAGCGCGGCGTCGGTATCTCCCTCGGGATCTACGGTTGCGGTCTGGACGGTCCGGACACCTCCGGTGCCTGGGCTCAGTTGGAAAAAGATGGCAGCGTGACCATCGGCACCGCGTGGGAATGCCACGGTCAGGGTGCGGACATGGGTACGGTGGCCTTCGCCCATGAAGCCCTGCGTCCGCTGGGCCTGACCCCTGAGCAGATCCACCTGAGCATGTGCGACACCTCTCTGCATCCCAATGCCGGTCCCTCCGGTGGTAGCCGTCAGAATGTCGTCTCCGGGAATGCCATTCATGCAGCCGCCGTCAATCTGCTCGATGCCATGCGCAAAGACGACGGTACCTATCGCACCTACGACGAAATGATTGCCGACGGCATCGACGTCAAGCATGAAGGTACCTTTACCACTCCCTGTACGCATATGGACCTCGACGATCAGCAGGGTAATCCCTTCTGCATCTACATGTATGCCTTGTTCATGTCCGAGGTGGTGGTGGACATCACCACCGGCAAGACCGAAGTGGTGAAAATGACCTATGTCGGCGACAACGGCACCATTACCAATCGCCTGTTGGTCGACGGCCAGGTGTATGGCGGTCTGGCTCAAGGTATCGGCCTGGGTCTTAGTGAGGACTTCGAATTTATCCAGGCCCATTCGCACATGATCGGCGCCGGGTTCCCCTTCATCAAGGATGTGCCCGATGACCTGGAGCTGATTTACGTCGAAACGCCTCGTAGAGACGGGGCCCTCGGACAAGGTGGTTGTGGTGAAGGTCCGCTTACTTCTCCCCACGTCTCCATTATCAACGCCATCGATCACGCTTGCGGGGCACGTATCCGCGCCTTGCCGGCATATCCCGAGAAGGTTCTGCAGGCACTGCAGTCCGAGAAAAAGTCCTTCGATGTGGAGGACGCACTGGAAGGCGGCTGGATTTGCGACAGCGTCGATGCAGAACCGCCTAACAAGAAGAAGAAAGCCAAAAAAGCAGCTGGGACGGGTGCCTCGGTTGCTGCTGCCGATTAA
- a CDS encoding pyridine nucleotide-disulfide oxidoreductase/dicluster-binding protein translates to MEKEQRIAWEARCIQEEPPACSTTCPLHVDIRQFMREMADGNMEEAYKVLCKNLPFPGIFGRICNHPCETKCRRGEVGEALGIGSLERFCVEFHGVPDRVKLLPRKSKTVAVVGGDVAGLVAAHDLRKKGYGVTLLETASQLGATFRKFSEDLLPDATLEDELAVLKNMRVEILLGAVLDDAAFENLCGEFDAVFIDRTCPTCASLPLDNDASGLIAVDPVTGGTSRPEVFAGGQGGDVPIMLAAAGRKGALSIERFLQQAHMTIGRENDGPYESRLYTNLEGIAPLDRVRPADVDAGYTADEAMREAARCIQCECLECVKVCQYLAHYKKYPKKYIRQFFNNEKVLLGASHSSNQTINSCTHCGLCAAVCPNDLHMGEVCLEGRYAMLQGDYMPPSAHEFALQDMAFSTSDEFVLSRHQPGTRQSAYLYFPSCQLSATAPGEVLQSYRVLCEKLSGGVGILLGCCGAPAFWSGRDPLFRETLDTIRKQWQAMGQPKVITACCTCQSVFKEHLPEISSTLLWQVLENNALIDKALREEVAGHAVAVLDPCSTRHDPQAQSGVRRILGDLGFTVEELPLSGAMAECCGYGGLVFNANPQLDNAIVTRRAEYSERDYLAYCAMCRDKFVNVGKRTAHLIELLFPSVDGNDPWARGWISWYERRKNRQRVKDELLADLGETVERAMEPYDKIVLHIDPELLRTIDSRRILESDLRQVVHHAEKTGKRLRHNQNGQFRANLKLGNTTFWVDYAPDGEGYRVHNAYCHRMNVTGVK, encoded by the coding sequence ATGGAAAAAGAACAACGCATCGCGTGGGAGGCCCGATGTATTCAGGAAGAGCCTCCGGCCTGTTCGACAACCTGTCCCCTGCATGTCGACATCCGTCAGTTCATGCGGGAGATGGCTGATGGCAACATGGAAGAGGCTTACAAGGTGTTGTGTAAAAATCTGCCTTTTCCCGGGATATTCGGACGCATCTGCAATCATCCTTGTGAGACAAAATGTCGTCGCGGGGAAGTTGGCGAGGCGCTTGGCATCGGGTCTCTGGAGCGGTTTTGCGTGGAATTTCATGGCGTGCCGGATCGGGTTAAACTGCTGCCCCGCAAAAGCAAGACGGTGGCGGTTGTCGGCGGCGATGTTGCCGGCCTGGTCGCTGCCCATGACCTGCGCAAAAAAGGCTACGGAGTCACCTTGTTGGAAACGGCTTCGCAATTGGGCGCGACGTTTCGCAAATTTTCCGAAGATCTGCTACCGGATGCGACGCTTGAAGACGAGCTGGCCGTTCTGAAAAATATGCGGGTGGAGATACTGCTTGGTGCCGTTCTGGACGACGCTGCGTTCGAAAACCTTTGCGGCGAATTTGACGCTGTATTCATCGATCGCACCTGCCCAACTTGTGCATCCCTGCCCCTTGATAACGATGCTTCCGGTCTGATTGCCGTCGATCCTGTTACCGGTGGAACTTCGCGACCGGAAGTGTTTGCCGGTGGGCAAGGCGGCGATGTGCCGATCATGCTGGCTGCCGCAGGTCGCAAGGGGGCGTTGTCTATCGAGCGTTTTCTGCAGCAGGCCCATATGACCATCGGCCGGGAAAACGATGGGCCTTACGAAAGCCGGCTTTACACCAACCTCGAAGGAATCGCACCTCTTGACCGGGTTCGTCCCGCGGATGTCGATGCCGGCTATACAGCGGATGAGGCGATGCGGGAAGCGGCTCGTTGCATCCAGTGCGAATGTCTTGAGTGCGTCAAGGTCTGTCAGTATCTGGCGCATTACAAAAAGTATCCGAAGAAATATATTCGTCAGTTTTTCAACAACGAAAAGGTATTGCTTGGCGCCTCCCACAGCTCCAACCAGACGATCAACTCTTGTACCCATTGCGGGTTGTGCGCAGCTGTTTGCCCCAATGATCTTCACATGGGGGAAGTCTGTCTTGAGGGGCGCTACGCCATGTTGCAGGGCGACTATATGCCCCCCTCGGCCCACGAATTCGCTTTGCAGGATATGGCGTTCAGTACCAGCGACGAGTTTGTTCTGTCCCGTCATCAACCGGGTACCCGGCAGAGTGCCTATCTTTATTTTCCCAGTTGCCAGTTAAGTGCCACAGCCCCTGGAGAGGTTTTGCAATCGTACCGTGTGCTATGCGAAAAGCTGTCCGGCGGGGTCGGCATTCTACTTGGGTGCTGCGGAGCACCCGCCTTCTGGTCCGGTCGTGATCCCCTTTTTCGCGAGACCCTGGATACCATCCGCAAGCAATGGCAGGCCATGGGACAGCCCAAAGTGATCACCGCCTGCTGCACCTGTCAGAGCGTGTTCAAGGAGCATCTTCCCGAAATATCCTCAACGTTGCTTTGGCAGGTTCTGGAAAACAACGCGCTCATCGATAAGGCGCTCCGGGAAGAGGTTGCCGGTCATGCGGTCGCGGTGCTCGATCCCTGCAGCACCCGCCACGATCCGCAAGCTCAAAGCGGTGTGCGACGCATTCTCGGCGATCTTGGGTTTACCGTTGAGGAATTGCCCCTTTCCGGAGCAATGGCCGAATGTTGCGGATACGGCGGATTGGTTTTCAACGCCAATCCCCAACTGGATAACGCCATCGTCACTCGCCGTGCGGAGTACAGTGAGCGGGACTATCTGGCTTACTGCGCCATGTGTCGCGATAAATTCGTTAACGTGGGTAAGCGTACGGCGCATCTTATCGAGTTGCTGTTCCCTTCTGTGGATGGCAACGACCCCTGGGCGCGCGGCTGGATTTCCTGGTACGAGCGTCGCAAGAACCGTCAGCGGGTAAAGGACGAACTGCTGGCCGATCTTGGTGAAACCGTGGAGCGTGCCATGGAACCTTATGACAAAATCGTTTTGCACATCGACCCCGAACTGCTTCGCACTATTGACAGCCGCCGCATCCTGGAGAGCGATCTGCGCCAGGTCGTTCACCATGCCGAAAAGACGGGCAAGCGCCTGCGTCATAACCAGAATGGCCAGTTTCGCGCCAACCTCAAATTGGGCAATACCACCTTTTGGGTTGATTACGCCCCCGATGGAGAAGGTTACCGGGTTCACAATGCTTATTGTCACCGTATGAACGTTACGGGGGTGAAGTAA
- a CDS encoding DVU_1557 family redox protein, with the protein MKFSEEEVQNWKCEACGEGLVMRKVEFAYMKGSFHVELPACPKCDLVLITEELAMGKMAEAEKALEDK; encoded by the coding sequence ATGAAGTTTTCCGAAGAAGAAGTCCAGAACTGGAAATGCGAGGCATGCGGAGAAGGCCTGGTTATGAGAAAAGTCGAATTCGCCTATATGAAGGGCTCTTTCCACGTGGAATTGCCGGCCTGTCCCAAGTGTGATCTGGTGTTGATTACCGAAGAGCTGGCCATGGGTAAGATGGCCGAGGCGGAAAAGGCTCTTGAAGACAAGTAA